In the Myxococcota bacterium genome, AACGCCCCCACCGCCGCGGCCGTGCCCCACCCGCCCGGGGCCCGGCCCACGATTCCCTTCGCCGACCCACGGGGATCGGGTACGTTGGGGCGGTCCCAACGTCCGGAGCGACGCCCCGGAGCCACCCGTTCGCCACGCGCCCAAGGAGTCCCACATGGCCACCGCCGCGCAGTTCGCTTCGATCCTTCGCCCCCATTCCGTCGAGGCCGACAGCCCGATCACCCGCGTCGAGGGCGAGATCCCCCGCGAGCTCCACGGCACGCTCTACCGCAATGGCCCCAACCAGAAGACCGCGCCGGCATCCGGCATGGAGTCGCTCCACCTCTTCGACGGCGACGCGCTCGTCCACGCGATCCGCTTCGAGAACGGCCGGGCCCACCACCGGAGCCGCTACGCCCAGACCGCGAGCTACCTGCGCGAGCAGGCCGAGGGCCGCTACTGCCTGGGCGGTCTCAACGTACCGGCAGAGGGGCCCCTCGAAGAGCCGCCGCCCGGCCACCAGCCCAACACCAATGCGGTCTTCCACTCGGGTCGGCTGTTCGCGCTCGTCGAGAACATGCCGCCCTTCGAACTCGACCCCGAGAGCCTCGACTCGAAGGGTGTCTGGGACTACGACGGCAAGATGCTCGGGCTCAGCACCACGGCCCACCCGAAGATCGACGGCAAGACCGGCCAGATGTGGATCCACGGCTACCAGCCGGTGGCCCCCTTCATCCAACTCTACGTCGTCGAGCCCGACGGCAGCGTGTCGATGGCCGAGGCCCACGACGCGCCCTGGCCGAGCATGATGCACGACTTCGCGATCACCGAGAACTACGTGATCTTCCCGCTCGGCAGCCTGCACTTCGACCTCGAGCCGTTGGCCGCCGGCGGTCGCTTCAGCGACGCCGTGAAGGGCGTGGACCGGCCCATGCAGTTCGGCATCCGCAGCCGCGAGCCCGGCAGCGAAGTCCATTGGATCGAGGGGCCCTCCGCTGGGTACATGTTCCACCCGGGCAACGCCTACGAAGCCGACGGCAAGATCTTCATGGACGCCTGCACCTACGAGTCGCCCCAGGGCTTGATGGACGATCTGGACGTGGCGCGCCGCGGTGAAGGCGGCGAGGGCTTCACCGCGCGCCCCTACCTCTACGAGATCGATCTCGCGAAGGGCACCTGCAAGGAGACGAAGTTCTCGGAGAGCTCGGCCGAGTTCCCGCGCATCGACGATCGCCGCGTCGGCTACGAGAACCGCTGGGGCTACGCCGCGACCGCGGACCCCGCTCCCGGCACGGCCGGTCTGTTCCGACGCATCACGAAGTACGACCGCACCGGCGGCCCGTCGGTGCACCGCGAAGCCGTCGAAGGACGCTGGGTCGGCGAGCCGGTCTTCGTGCCGCGCACGCCCGATGCCGCCGAGGACGACGGGTTCGTGCTGTCGCTGGTCTTCGACGCGCGTGACGACGCGAGCGCGGTCGAGATCCTCGACGCCCGCAACCTCGATGGCGAGCCGCTGGCGCGAATCTGGACCGACGAGCGCATCCCGCTGGGCTTCCACGGCAACTGGGCCCCGGCGTCCTAGAACTGGGGCCCAGGCCTGCCAGGGCTGGACCCTGCCTTCGGAGACATCGCGGTTTCCCGGTGGCCCCCTAGGCTGGGCGGGTGTCGCTGGCCACCGCGCTGATCGACTGGGCCGAACGCGGGCGTTTCCCCGACGTGCTCGTCCGGGCGGGCGTGCGTCAGGTGATCGGAGAGCGGCGCCGCGAGATCGCTCGGCTCTCGGACACGGACCGCCGCGCGGAAACCGACGCGTTCCTGGCGTCGATGCGCACCGCGCCGATCGCCTTCGACACCGACCTGGCGAACCGCCAGCACTACGAGGTCCCCGCCCGTTTCTTCGAGCTCGTCCTCGGACCGCGCCTGAAGTACAGCTCGTGCTGGTTCGAAGGTCCGAGTGACACGCTCGCCCGCGCGGAAGATCGCATGCTCGCCCTCACCTGCGAGCGAGCAGGGCTCGAGGACGGCATGCAGGTGCTCGACCTGGGCTGCGGCTGGGGCTCGCTCTCCCTGTGGATCGCCGAGCACTTCCCGAATTGCCGCGTCCACGCGGTCTCGAACTCGGCCGTGCAGGCCGCCTTCATCCGAGACCGGGCGCACGAGCGCGGGCATGGCCAGCTCGCCGTCGAGACCTCTGACATGAACGTCTTCGAAGCGCCCGCTCGCTTCGAGCGGGTGCTGTCCGTCGAGATGTTCGAGCACATGCGGAACTGGGAGCAGCTGCTCGGGCGCATCGCGGGCTGGCTCGCCCCCAACGGGCAGGTCTTTTTGCACCACTTCTGTCATCGCCAGATCGCCTATCCCTACGAGGATGCGGGCGACAGCGACTGGATGGCGCGGAACTTCTTTACCGGCGGCATGATGCCCTCGGAACACCTGCTCGCGGACGTCGACAGCGCGCTGCACGTGGAAGAGCAGTGGTTCGTGCCGGGGCACCACTACCAGGCGACCAGCGAGGCCTGGCTCCGCAACCTCGACGCAGCGCGCGACGAGGTGCTCGCGCGCTTCTCCGAGGACCTGGACGAAGTCGAGGCACGCCGCGCCTTCGGCCGCTGGCGTCTCTTCTTCCTCGCGGTGGCCGAGTGCTTCGGCGTGGCCGGCGGCAACGAGTGGGGTGTCGTACACGCGCGCCTCGCGCCACCCGCCGCCGCGCCCGTCGCTGAATAGGCGTCGCCCCTGGCGTGCCGGCGGCGTAGAGTGGCCCTCCCGACGCCAACCCTCCCATGCCAGCCGGGGTGGGCGGACGGTCAGGAGGACCGATGAGCGACGCGACGACCGCAGCCGAGATCGAGACCGCGGGAAAGGGGCTCGGCGCCGTCGTCGTCGGCACCGGCTTCGGGTTCCTGACCCACATGCGAGCCCTGCGCGAGGCGGGCTACGAAGTGCACGCGCTGGTGGGACGCGACCCCGAGAAGACGCGGGCGCGTGCCGAACGCGGCGGGGTCCCCCACGGACTCACGGATCTCGACGCGGCGTTGGCACTGCCTGGTGTGGACGTCGTGACGATCGCGACGCCACCGCACACCCACGCCGAGATCGCACGCGCGGCCTGCGCTGCCGGGAAACACGTCGTGTGCGAGAAGCCGCTCGCCCGCGATGCGAACGAAGCCGAGGCGATGTGGCGCGCCGCCGAAGAGGCTGGCGTGCACCACGCGGTGGGTACCGAGTTTCGCTGGTCGACGCCCCAGGCCGTCGCCACGCGCGCGCTGCGGGCTGGACGGATCGGCGAACCGCGCCTCGCCACCTTCCTCTTGCACCAGGGCATGCTCGCCGACCCCAACGGCGAAGTGCCCTCCTGGTGGAGCGACGCCGGCGAAGGCGGGGGGTGGCTCGGGGCCTACGCGTCCCACGTGATCGATCAGGTCCGGCTCGGCTGCGGCGAGATCCGCGGCGTGTCGGCGTCGCTGCGCGTGACCTCGAAGCGCGATTGGAGCGCCGAGGACACCTACAGCATCCACTTCCGCACCGACCGCGGCTGCGAAGGCGTCATGCAGAGCACCGCGGGGGCCTGGGGCCCGGGTCTCGGGCTGACCCGCATCGCCGGCTCGGAAGGCACGCTCTGGATCGACGGCGCCGACGTGAAGGTGTCCGGCCCCTCCGGCGAGGAGACCCTCGACGTCCCGCTGGAGCTGGCTCTGCCCGCGCCGAAGCCGCCCGATCGCGACCTGCTGGTGACCAGCTACGACATGATGCACGCGATGGGCATCGACCTCGCGCCCTTCGCGCGGCTCTTCGCCCGGCTCGCCCACCGGATCCGCGGCAGTGATCCGGTCGAAGACCCGCCCTTCCCCACCTTCCTCGACGGCGCGCGCGTGATGGCCGTCCTCGACGCCATCCGCGCCTCCTCGCGCGAGGAGCGCTGGGTCGAGGTCAAACCGATCGGCTGAGGTGCGAGGCGATCCGATGCTCGACCACGTCTCCATTCCCGTAGCAGATCTCGAACGCGCCGCGCGCTTCTACGACGTCACGCTCGAGCCCCTCGGCCTGACGCGAACGAAGGAACGACCGAACGCGATCGGCTACGGACCCGCCGATCGACCGGCACCGTGTTTCTGGCTCTTGCGCGCCTCCTCAGCAGAACGCGCCCAACCGGGCGTCGGCCTTCACATCAGCTTCGAGGCACCCGACCGCACCAGCGTCGACGGGTTCTTCGACACCGCGGTGCGACACGGCGCGCGCAGTGCCGGCGCCCCCGGGCCGCGCCGCGAGTACACCCAGCCCTTCTACGGCGCCTTCGTCCTCGACCTCGACGGCTTCAAGGTCGAGGCAGTGTGCAGACGCGAGGGCTGAAGTCGAGTCAATGCCACTCAGGCTTCTGGCATAGTGGCGACGTGCGCTTCCGCCTCCTCCTCGCATGCGTCGTGATCTGCGCCACGGGCTGTGCGGGAGCTCCGCAGCACACCGCTGGCGGCGATTCGGCCTGCCTCGCAGACCATGCCCCGCCTCTGCATCTCGGAGCCTCCGTGCCCGTTTGCGAGGCAGCAGAGCAGTGCGTCGAGGAATGCAACCGCGGCGACGCCCACCACTGCTTGGCCGCGGGCTATGCCTACTACGAGGCGGGCGATTCCCGGTTCGCCCAAACCCTCTATCGACGTGCCTGCCTACTGGGACTGGCCAACGGATGCACCAACTACGGTGCCAATCTTTGGGTCCACGAACACACGGAAGGGGCAACCACCTGCGCGCGGAAGCTCTTCGCAGCCGCGTGCTCTGCCTCAGAGCATTTCGGATGCGGAATGATCGGTCGGGTCGACTTCGAACGCGCGGAGACCTCGGACGCCTACGCACGAGTCCGAAGGCAGCTCGAGGATACGTGCTCCGAGGTATCGGGTTTTTCGTGCCGGGTGCTCGCCAAACAGCTCGAAAGTGGGCGGCTCGGAACCTACGACCAGAACGCCATCTCCGATCTCTTGACGCGTGCGTGCGAGGGAGGCGACACGGGTGCGTGCGACGCCCCGCCGACCGCCGAGGAAACGTTCCGGTAGGTCGACTCGGAAGCGAGCGATCGGCGCCGGCCCGGGGCGAGATCTAGGGAAGCGCGCCGGTGTCGAGGAGTGCCGTGGTCTCGGGGAGGCCGCACATCAGATTGGCGCACTGGACGGCCTGGCCGCTGGCACCCTTCCCCAGGTTGTCGAGGGTCGCGAGCAGGATCCAGGTGTCGTTGCGATCGTCGGCGAAGAGCGCGACGTCGCAGAAGTTGGTGCCGCGCACGGCTTGCAGCGTCGGCGTCTCGCCCTCGGGCAACACACGCACGAAGGGCTCGTCGGCGTAGGCCGCCTCCA is a window encoding:
- a CDS encoding carotenoid oxygenase family protein, with the protein product MATAAQFASILRPHSVEADSPITRVEGEIPRELHGTLYRNGPNQKTAPASGMESLHLFDGDALVHAIRFENGRAHHRSRYAQTASYLREQAEGRYCLGGLNVPAEGPLEEPPPGHQPNTNAVFHSGRLFALVENMPPFELDPESLDSKGVWDYDGKMLGLSTTAHPKIDGKTGQMWIHGYQPVAPFIQLYVVEPDGSVSMAEAHDAPWPSMMHDFAITENYVIFPLGSLHFDLEPLAAGGRFSDAVKGVDRPMQFGIRSREPGSEVHWIEGPSAGYMFHPGNAYEADGKIFMDACTYESPQGLMDDLDVARRGEGGEGFTARPYLYEIDLAKGTCKETKFSESSAEFPRIDDRRVGYENRWGYAATADPAPGTAGLFRRITKYDRTGGPSVHREAVEGRWVGEPVFVPRTPDAAEDDGFVLSLVFDARDDASAVEILDARNLDGEPLARIWTDERIPLGFHGNWAPAS
- a CDS encoding cyclopropane-fatty-acyl-phospholipid synthase family protein, which encodes MSLATALIDWAERGRFPDVLVRAGVRQVIGERRREIARLSDTDRRAETDAFLASMRTAPIAFDTDLANRQHYEVPARFFELVLGPRLKYSSCWFEGPSDTLARAEDRMLALTCERAGLEDGMQVLDLGCGWGSLSLWIAEHFPNCRVHAVSNSAVQAAFIRDRAHERGHGQLAVETSDMNVFEAPARFERVLSVEMFEHMRNWEQLLGRIAGWLAPNGQVFLHHFCHRQIAYPYEDAGDSDWMARNFFTGGMMPSEHLLADVDSALHVEEQWFVPGHHYQATSEAWLRNLDAARDEVLARFSEDLDEVEARRAFGRWRLFFLAVAECFGVAGGNEWGVVHARLAPPAAAPVAE
- a CDS encoding Gfo/Idh/MocA family oxidoreductase; the protein is MSDATTAAEIETAGKGLGAVVVGTGFGFLTHMRALREAGYEVHALVGRDPEKTRARAERGGVPHGLTDLDAALALPGVDVVTIATPPHTHAEIARAACAAGKHVVCEKPLARDANEAEAMWRAAEEAGVHHAVGTEFRWSTPQAVATRALRAGRIGEPRLATFLLHQGMLADPNGEVPSWWSDAGEGGGWLGAYASHVIDQVRLGCGEIRGVSASLRVTSKRDWSAEDTYSIHFRTDRGCEGVMQSTAGAWGPGLGLTRIAGSEGTLWIDGADVKVSGPSGEETLDVPLELALPAPKPPDRDLLVTSYDMMHAMGIDLAPFARLFARLAHRIRGSDPVEDPPFPTFLDGARVMAVLDAIRASSREERWVEVKPIG
- a CDS encoding VOC family protein, which codes for MLDHVSIPVADLERAARFYDVTLEPLGLTRTKERPNAIGYGPADRPAPCFWLLRASSAERAQPGVGLHISFEAPDRTSVDGFFDTAVRHGARSAGAPGPRREYTQPFYGAFVLDLDGFKVEAVCRREG